The Serinus canaria isolate serCan28SL12 chromosome Z, serCan2020, whole genome shotgun sequence genomic interval AAAGCCTTCATTCCCCTCCctgtttcttcctctgtgtATTAGAAATATCTCTACCTATTTCAGTGAAGCTAGCAGAGGTAAGTGAATAGGCAAGGGTGAACCAAAATCAAAAATACCTCTGAGTCTTAATTCTGGACATTTTTGCAAAGTCACTCAACAGCTATCTGGGCTTCATGCTAAGGAAGGCATGCTAAGAGAGAAATCAGTGGCCCACTTCAAAAATTATTATCCCTATACAAATTATGCTGGGAAAATGCCAACTAAAAGAAGGGACTAAAGCCAACTTTGGGAACTTCTGCTTGACAGAATTCCAGCCACTAGAAGAGCTTTTTCTGACTCCAGCCAATTCCATCTGGTTTAGGGCGGCACATGGGGGCATTCAGACTGTGCCTATGAACAGCATTCCCTTGGACAGGATTTCAGTGACTTACTTATGGCTCcctatttaaatatataaaccCCAAAAGTTTTGTGCATAATTCCGAACTTAAACCCGTCATCATAAAGTTGGTTCCTTCACAAAAAGGACCATACTCTGTGCTATCCCTGATGTGCATCTTAATTCTGTTTCAGTTCAGCAGGACACAACAAAACACAGTTTTCAGAAACTGAGGGAACTACTGCACTCCAATAGTCAGAATTATTAGGAAAGTGTACTCATTGTGCTGAAATCCTTCTAGTACTTCCTAAGCAGAACAGAACTGCTTTCAACAGTACATTTTGTCtgtaaaaaaagtgaaaatgtaaCATCTACTTTGTTTGTGACCTGAGGAAATGGAATAATGCTGAAGGTAATTACATCAACAGCCTATTTTTTGaggtctgatttttttctctacctTAACTTTGTCCACAGCAGGCTTTTTCTCATCTGTATCAGGCTCCCTCTTTCCTAGGCTACTGGACAAGGCTTCCAGTGCTTCATCTGACACAGGACCAACCTGCATGGGTGttgataaaggaaaaaacaatttttagtTTGAAGAAACCTGGTTTTTGTCTTCTCTTGCAGTCCCTATTAGGTTCACAAACAGCATCCCCTTTAGGGCAGTAAGAGCACAGGACACCACAGAACTATCAGTTTGGCTTCCTCTCTGAGGAAGGTCACTGACCATTCAGTTTGTGCTTgacttgatattttttttttgtttgggtgtttttatttttgtagttgttttttgtttggttttttggggtttttgttggggttattttgttggttttttttggggggttttttgtgaaCCACTCAGCCTTTGTAGGTTACCACAGTGGAGGAAGGACATGCAATACTGCAATGAGCATCCTGACAATATGCTCTGCCATTCTATAAATGAAACACTGAGTTTTgcttcagctccagctgaaggGGCTCCACTACTTACTgaaggcacaggagctgcagactGTACAGTGCAGGCTGTGGCACGGGGGACCACCTTATCCTCAGTAGCTTTTGCAGACACAGAACCTGATTGCTTCTGAAACAGAACAAATTACACTGTATTTTAGTGAATATGCttagaaaacataaaatgtgCCATTAAATGgcttattttttccaaatacagTACTAAACGAGAAAGAAAACTTAAAGGCTGAAGATGCTCAATAAAGAGCTGAGTGCCAATACTGCATGTTCCAATAAAGGCAATGAGAAGGGTAAAACTGGAAGACAATAAAATcgtttttttcaaaagaagacTAGCACTACCCAGTCTTAGCAAAACTGTTagtgtcagcttcttccagTGAACCAGAAAGACTTACTTTGGATGTGTTGCTGAGCTTTGGTGCTTTGGGTTGtactgcaggctgtgcaggacaggCAAAGTCCTTTGAAAATTCATCAACAAGATCAGATTCACTCATAggctgcaaaaaaacccaaacaaacaaacaaaacacaaacaaaaaaacatgtGACACAGGTGACTCAATgcctctttttaatttactttttcaaGAACTGTATTAGAGCTACTCataaagcaggaaaacatcTGTAGTTTACAATGAAATAACCCTTCAGAATTATGTGcaacaaaaaagaattaattttgcagtgcataaaattaagaaaaacacaCTTCAGAATAAGTTCCTTTGTTATCATAAGTCACTATAGTGTAGAGAATTGTAcgtataatataaaatataatatagaGAACCAGACATATAATGTTCAAGACAGGGctactgaaaaggaaaatacaaccCCTTATTTAGGAAGAAAACGCTAATATTTACTAGCAGAACTAGAGCTCCCTGAAAGTTCCCTTAGTCAGTCCACTGATTGCTGACACTCAGTGGTTTTCACTGTGTGTGTTTTGGtgaataaaaattcagttttagtTTCCTTGTGATATATTACAATCTACTGACACTATGTGAACTAGGCCTCTGCAATCCATATATCCCTACATCCACACACCTGAATTTCCTGGGATTCTCCAAACTGCTGTTCAAAGCTAAATGTTCAAATCTTTGCTAGCAGTGACGGCCTGATTCACCTGCTGCATGGAACTTAACAGCTTAGGGACAGACTCATAACAcataaaatgacatttctgaGAGAGAAATCCCCCCCTCATTCCCTTTCCCTAATTCTTTATAAAGTGTCTCAACACATGAGGCCCCACTTTTCATGTTGCCAGAAATCCTCCTTCAGACACTAAGTAAGAAAAGGCATTTAGGTAGTAAATTTAATTCACTAAGAGTAATGCCACTGCTTAAGGCTACACAGAGTGGAGGCCCGAGAAAAGACAAACCCCATCTGAACTCCTGAGGGAAGGACTTTGCCTTCACCAGAAATCATGGAAGAACAGCAAGTGGCTGATGGCTCCCAGCTGTTAGCACAGCTTTTAACACAGCTATTAACACAGCTTTTCcaattttgctggttttggtttcGCTGATCTCAGTATTAGTGGTGATCCCCGGCAGCAGGGCCTAGCTccccccacagcagagctgctccttttcccctcaTGACAGGCCCGGCAGGAGTTCCCTTCTGTCCAGCCTTAAAACATCCACCACTCACAACAATCACACGTCTGAGACCTGAAATAACAATTTTTAGAGACCagaagtctttttttcccagcactttGCCCACACTTTAATCCCGAACTTCAGATTTCTGATGAGAAGGGACCTGAACTGCTCCTGAccttcaggagagcagagatttCCTGTGCTTTGCCAAATTTTGGCAGCACTCCTCAGCTCACAAAGCAGAGCCCTCAGTTACCTCAGTGCACAGTTCCTTTGCTTTCTTCGTGTGACTTTAAAATTAGTATTTACAACTGTCTCTTTAAGTATTTTAATCCTCTCTTGCACTTTCTAGGCCACGAGGGATACTCTTTACAAAGCCCAGGTTGTTCTTTGTGATTAGGAAAATGTCCGCAgcaacattttttccttctttccaggAGGAAATATTCCTTTATATAAAAGACTATTCCTTTATTCCTTTATATTTGATCATTAGCAAGAGGAAAGTGTCAAGAAAATATAAGATTTTCCTGCTTCACTTCTCTCTAACCTTCACAGCTCCAACAGAcctctataaaatattttatactaaCTCCCCACACAGCCTTTTTTTGAGTCAGCAATACTTTTTGTAAATCTCTCCTGTCTAGAACTCTCTAAACCTTTTCCTTATATGAGCTCTTCATTCACAGACAAGTGAATTTCAATAAAACCAACTTCCACTTGATGCTTCTGACCAGCAGGTTTTGTGCAAGGAAGTAAAACACACAAGCAGACCAAGAGACTTACATCATAGTACAGAGAGAAGTGAtgacagagagggagaaaacagGATATCTAGCCACACTCCTACAATATTGTCAGTTTTCTAACCTTTGGTTTTTCTTCAGGCTTCGGCAATATTGGTTTTCCATCTTTATCCTAGAAGGAAAGTAAGTATTATtgacatttttctgttgttacAACAAGTGCCATACTCCATAATCACCAGCAAAATAAGGTAAAGTAAATCACATACTCAAGAATTAATCAGTGACAGGAATTCCCCTAAATGGGGAATTTTTACATGGCCAGATATGTAgatcaaaaaaatcaaatgggaTGTCAGCACATTACAAAAGACCAAAAAGTGTTCTGCTGTTGTTCTGGTTAACTTTCAATCAATCTCCATCACTTTGGGTGACaatccaaaaaacaaaacaaaccaaaaaaaaacaaaaaaaatgccattttcccaCCATTTTACATCAGTGTTTCAAGGTTACATTACAAAGTGATACAAAAGAGCCCTCCTGCAAAAGGATGGATTTTATGAGGCTGAGATTTAATgtcagaaacacaaaacatcACTCTTGGAGAAGGAATGGGTGACTTTGCCATTTGAGATTACTCACTCATCTCATGGATAAGATGAGATGTTTGCCCAGAGTGCCTGGAAAAAACAATGATACCCacaaaggaagaggaggaaataaaaggtACAGGAATCACCAAGGAGAAAGCCATTGATTAAATACCAGTTTAGTTTGTTTTCCCCATGttctttccctctctgtaaTGAAAGAGTGTCAGGCACAGTGCCCTACCTACAAGGCAATGGAGATGTGAAAAACTTACCAACTCTGGTGTTAACCTGTACTCTGGAGGTATTGTATCATCACGTTCTCCAgccttttgttcctttttctctttggctTTTGCCTTGAAAAGAAACAACATTAAGACAACAAAACcacttaaatgaaaataaaagctccAAGTTCACAACTCCACTATCAGGATTTTTCTGCCTACTGTGTACAAAAGGAATGGCATCAGATGAAATTATTCTGTGTAGCAAGATAATAAAATCCCTCAATATATTCCTTGTCTGTGGTAATATCATAATGGTTTAAGATTCAACACCATATGTGAATATggctaaattattttaaatcctaAAAAAATCTAGACAGTATTCAGGGCTCTTTGTGGCAGGCACTTTTAGAATTTTTGTGTGTATGAAATTGTCAGATTTTCTTGCACTTCAGCACTCTGATTACTGAGCCCATCATTCTGTGTCTTTTTCCATCACTGGCaccaaaaaaagtttttaattcTCTGGGCCCCCTTAATGAAGAAATGCATCTGCTAAGTTATCTGAAAGCCCAGACTGACTAAATCTGCAGTACAGATTTAGCTGTACTGCAGATTTAGAAAAGAAGTTCTTTTTCAGTCAAAATTTAGCTCAGCAACAGAAGATTTTTTACTATTTCCCCATTGTTTGCTTGCTCTGAGCTATAAATGAagacaaatgaagaaaaaacctgCTCCATTGTTATAGACAAAGTTtgcaaaactaaacaaaaaattaaagcttAACATGTAAACACAGGGTAACTGTTTAAATTCTATCTgttggggaaaaacaaaactctcaaGAGACAGTGAAGGCAAGACTCAAATTAGAAAGATAATGGAGTTTGATGGAAAAAGGAGCACACAGACTGGAAGTCAAAAATCAGACAGCAAATGTGTGTTAAATGAAAGCTTGCTATAGATTGTATAGAGtactggagggaaaaaaactgaaacagagcTGTATCTACCCTTgaatgtatgtatgtatatatttatgtttGCTTGTATAAGCAAACAAATTACATGCTCATAATTTTCCAAACCACCTTACTATGTTCTACTCTACCTGTATCCACTTGGGATTctgaatgtttttcattttcttaatcACTGAAGGCTCACAGTTTCCTTAGGCTTTTGATATTAAAGTCACTTGCttgttattttatatatttgtcCAGTGTCTAACAAAGAGAACTTGAGATTCCACAACCAGAGTCTGGAAGCCAGGGTAAAAAAGGAGTGAGGTGTTACCTCTGACACCTCTACAATAGGGGTAGGATCTTCTTCAGGTTCAGGTTCAGGTCCTCCAAGAGTATCAAGAAGAGCATCCATTGCATCATCTTtcatttcctgtattttaagaaaatgtgcAAACTACTATGTAATTTCTTTAAACTGGCACGGGTTTTTACCTCAAGTATCTTTATATTGTATATGAAGAAAACAGCCAGCACCAGATTGGTCATTTTGCTTTGGCTTTACCCAATTTACTTAATGCCAAATTATGTGACAGAATTAGCACAGCTTTAGACAGACATGAGACCTTTCTTAAGGagagaatgtaaaaaaaaaaggaagtcaaaaacccctcaaaaacCACAGTGCCACAATGTCATCTAACACAATTCTCATATGCTTTGACTTGGCAAACTGAAAAAGTGTAAGGTCACACTTGCCCtattcagagggaaaaaacacaaggttcaaaaaacatgaaaaatttacATCATATCCAAGTCTTAAACACAGACAACAGAGCTAAGAAAATTTTCCTACAAATATTTCTACTCTACTTCCTTTAGCAAGAAGAACCACAGTTGTTCCTCAGACTCCAGAAGGAAAATCATCTGAGACACTAAAGTAAGATCTTTAAGGAACAATGGAATCTGGGCAGTGGCATTTCTTGTTATTCCTATATTTTCTATAATAAAGACGATTTATAATTGAAAATGAGAATGATGAACATCTTTATGAGAACAAAACcacatattttaattatatgcctgtaaattttaattataaGGTAACCAGTGAAAGAAGGATTATGTGTTTATTACCTCTTTTGATTTTGGTTTCTTCTTCTTAGGAGGAACTGAGGTATTAACTGAACTTGCTGCTTGTGCTTGCACAATTTCTCCTTCTTTATTTGGTTTCTGGGAGCGAGATGAAATTACAGGCAAATTTGCAAATATAGAAAAGTAGGAAATGTTACctactttaaaatgaaatattatgaTAACAGTGCTAATTTTTCCACACAATAAATGCATGCAGGGGCAAGCAAAGTGTCAATACCTCTGTCAGACTTGTCTTCTTCTcctgagcagaagcagcactgcaggtgaaGTCAGATGACAGGGCCTCTGCGAGCTCATCATCTGTCATTGGCTTCTGAGCAAGGAATTGCAAACCAAGTTGTGACCATGAGAAATGTGAAACATCATCATGGGTCAAGCTCAGTTTACAGCCTGAGTGTGTCCCACAATTACTCACACAGTGACCTCACTGGCACAAGTTCTTgacacaacaaaaaataaaggtgctTGCCCCCACTGGTTGATTCATGTCTCAgataagcttttatttttagtatgtCAAACTTCCCAACCAGCAAAATTATGCTGGCTGACAGAAATCTCTGGCCAAGTGCAGATATACTTGTAGTCTTGCAGATATACAAAGCAGTCTTTGCTGAAGGCTTTACAGAGAGACTCCTGCTTGCACAGAATTTCTCCCCTTTGTTATTTGTAtgccaaatatttctgtaagCATTTATTTGACTCATTTCAGCTTCAGCATTGCGAAAATTCCTCCAGCTTTATGAAAACCATCTGTGCCAagctctatttatttttatcagtaGCTAGGTTATTTGGCACCCCACATCCACCTCCCATTGCCTGGGACTTTTGGAGAACAggcagcatttttattttcccaggaATTCAATGATAACTGGGTTATTTCACCTGGGTTACTTTCACCTTccagtatattaaaaaaaaaagtcttactTCATCTTGCTCATTTGGTTTCGGTGGGACCGCATCTTTGCCATATCCTTTGCTCTAAAGTGAGAATTAATTTTGTAGTAAATGGGAAGCAGAAATATcaaatattacagaaaacacacaagaagaatgtattaatttttaactcACTCACCTTCAACAGTTTAACATACTCTGGAGGGAGACTACCTTCCCGTTTGCCCAATTCTTCCAAGTATTTTGAATATATATCTTCCTGTGAAAATAATTCCCACATTAATGTTTGTGTACTGCTCTTCACTGAAATCAATTTCTGATAGAGCTACCTACAGTGATACtaccaaaaagaaaatgcaaatattgaCTAGGACACTCTATAGAGCCTTTCAGTACTTATTGTAATGCCCATGCCTGCTCACATGCTTCAACAGCGCTCATCATCCAGCAGAACATTCCCAGATTCCTAATTTAAGCCATTTCACTGTCTCAGACCATAGGATGTATTGCTGAACCTagattgctttttaaatatttatgcatccaaaatttttgtcatgttttacTGAGCCACTAAGCTTGTAATCTAATCCGTTTTACATGATTGTCCTATTCAGGCTCAGAAAGTTATGTATTCTTCAACAAATTCCAAAAACTGTGTCATTTCTATATGAACAAAACCAACATTAATATGTAACAGTGCACACTCAGTTTTAACTCTTCACAGATCACAGGTACAAGTCCTGGATTAACACAATAATGAACAACTACAGATGTAATTTAGGGATGAATCTTCTAAGAAATAAGAATGTGAAGTGTAAAATACCGTAATTTCTGGGCCAGTGTAAACAGGAGTTGTAGGCACATCTTCCTCAGGTCCACCAAGGGTATCTATTAGGCTATCAAGTGCTGACTCATCCATACCAGGCTAAGAAAATAAGCAAACCATTACAGAGATTACAAAGGtgtacaaagggaaaaaaaaaaaaaaactgaagcaTTTGGTGAATCTGTAGAATACTCCTAGAAACAAACCTAAAAGCTTTCTTTCAGCAGGATATGTACTTGACAAATTTTTCAGTCAGAATGGTTCTAAACTCAATTCTCCAGTGTAATTAAcaagttattttatttctatttttatttgtgtatcAGTGGATACACATATATATTCAAATATAACCGAAGATAGGGAGTAACTGATTTTAAGGTTGTATAATTTTAAGCTAGCTTCTAAAGAAGTCCTATTTAACGAAACACATGACACACCAGTTGTTTTTCACCTCTTCCTGCAGGTGGCTCTCCACCATCATACATACACTGAGGATATATCAGTACTTCAGCAGTTACccattcttttttttgttttttcctgaaaactaaGTATTTCAGAGAGAGAAGTACCCTCTGAGACATTATTACAAGGGAACCCTTTGCCTGTGGCTATGTTTACCAACCTCAGTACTTGATTCGTCAGCAGCAGCAACCACACTTGCACCAGCTGTGCCTGTTCCAGCAGCTGCACCCGTCACTGTAGACATCTCCTTGGACttttgctggaaaagaaaaagaggaaaattaagaGATAGCTTATAACAATgttaaaagaaagacaaaacaaagtaaaacatCCCATGCTGAGGCGGTGGACAGTGTTTTGGACTCAGCAACTGGCTGGTGCAAATGCATAGCACCCAGGTTCTGGGTTAGAGTGAGCTACCACCATAAAAGCTGTGTTTCCAGTGAGATTCTGCTGTGGGAAAGAAAGATTTCTATTTTAAGTACCCTACCTCCTTCTTTTATTCTGCCAGTGAAAGAaatctgcagggcaggaaagaCTTTGAGGCCCCTTCCAAGTCTCTTTGGAAAGCTGTCATTTACTTCTGGTAGCTCTCAATGCACCATTAAACTCCAGCAGCAAAAGGTGCTCAAGCAGGTGGGTGAAAACTGCTGTAGGCAGGGAGGTGGAAGGGCAACACCACCACACAAAATGCAGACTTCTGCATTACTGACACTGCCATTTACTGCCAAAAATATGGGTGTTgtagcagagctgcaggagccctcCGTGTTACACCAGACACGTGCACACCAGTAGACCAAAACATCCACATCCTGATGCCACCACATGcttttccttcacatttttACTCCATTTACCATGACCCCATCccatcttttttccccagccttcCTCACTTTAGTTTTTCTCAGAGCCTTGCATTCAGGGCTGACCTGCTACATTTGGAGCCAACACTGCAGTGAAGGGGCAGGGGAAGTGCCTGACAAAGAACCAGTGACAGCTGTGAAGCTACaaggaacttaaaaaaaaaaaacagagaaaaccagaagaGCCTCAAAGACACAGAAACAGACCTAAAACTGTGATGTTCTTACTGTTATTTGCTTGGCCAAAAGCTTAACTACACTGTGATTTTTGGGGGCCCAAAAGTCTCACTTGACAATACTCAGCTAAACAATCCCTATTAATGTGGATTCCTAACACTCCctcaataaaataataaaaattaacttaaacaataaaaaaatggcTGTGTTTCTACGATACCTTTGCTGTCTCTGTGGAGGTGGCTGGTGGAGGCTGGCCAGCCTGAGTTGTAGTTACTTTTCCTGTGTTATTTGGTTTAGAAGCTGTTGTCACAGTaggtgtggtttggttttttaccTGTGTAGAGATAAACTATTATCACTAGATACTGAGGGCTGGCATTTCGCtttttcaaactattttttaaagtgaaaggCAGAAGTAAAGTACCAGAAGAAACCcttattaaaaaattcaaagaaatatagagatagagagagagaaaaaaaattatacaactTACATCATTGGGTTCCTTTTGCTTCTCTTCAGACAGCTGTTTATTTTGAGGGTCTGTTTGCTGCCATAAAATAAAGTATTGAGATAATTTACCATTTCCACCACTCAGTGCTACAGAACACGATCCATGCTAGTCCAAACAAGCACAAGACAGATCTAAAGATGGTTAAGAGGACACTTCTTGGGCTGTTCTGAAGTTTATGCGCTGGTCACCAGTTTCATGTGACACAGAAATAGCCAAGAGTTCAGCCTCCCTTTTCAAAGTTAGTAAAAGACCaaagtgcagcagctctgcaaaggtGAAGGGTAGGTATTTACCTTGTCTGACTGagtgtttttttcagttcctgCTTTGGTTGCTGGTGCAGGCTGAAATATAAGCAACATTAATGCAGAGATTAATATGCATGGCTATTTGCAGAGGATCAGATTATGTAAAGGAGAAGATCAGACAGGTTCACACTTGTCAGCACACATGCTTTCTAACTGCTACACACTAATCTTGCAGTTCACAACATCCTAACACAGGCTGCCAGTGATTTAAGACCACTCAAATGTGTGCAAACAtccacacacaaacacactcatTCCTCACATGAAGGATTGACAGGGGAAGATGTTAAAATATAGTAACCAGTTTGATACCCAAATTGCCAATAGCAATTTCTGAAAAAGCCTCAAATATTTGGATTATATGGattaaatgaattatttttcactaattaatcaataaaataattataattgcAAAGTAAggaattataaatatatatgcagTCTTGATGGAAAAGATCAACTTAGACTCACATACCCAGGGCGGGATATGTTCAGTTAACATCCTTATACTACACAGcagaaattttgtattttttctctcctctgtaaCGTCCTAATGCTCTGATTTTACAACAGACCTTGACAACCTGGCTAGGATAATATTACATACTGCACTTCCAGGGTTTACACCTGAAAACCTTCTGCAGCCACAAAATCAATTCCTGTGATTCATCCAGTTAAAGTGCAGTAAGAAATAATTCACAACAGtgagactgaaaatgaaaaattatagaATTGGTATGTCTgttaagaagaaagaaacccaGCCTCCTCatcatatttttcttcctattttttcttgctgcttcagctgctctATGAGCAACACAGAAAGAGCCTTTCACCTGCCAAACATTCATTACCACTTAGAATCACCCAGCTTCCGTTTTCTGGCTGACCACACAGAGAAATTTGCTAagtttgtttacattttgttacGCAAGTATTCACACCCCCACACTCAACTGCAAACACTTGGCTGGGAAATCCTGAGCAGACATTAAATGCAGATGCCTGGGCATAATCCTGGCAAAGGTCTTGAAGCTTTGAGGGACACACCTCCACacacaaaagggaaaatagtGATGGAGAGGGAGAAGCAACAATTctcaaagggagaaaaagatattaaaagtaaatatttcacTTAAGGTCACAGATTCCCACCTTctccccaaattccccaaatatttgctttatattttgtCCTGAATGCCTAAAACCTGATTAAAGCAGAGCAACTCAAGTTCAGTAATGCTTTATATGCTCCCACCTGTGTGTCCTTATTACATGACTACTGCTAACTCAAAGACACACATCCATGTTTGTACCTGTGCACGAAATAATCCTGTAATGAAAGGATAATCCAGAATTTTCCTAGTTTATAAGATAAATTAAGATTGGGTGTGTTTCTGTAACATCTATAGCAAAGAGTCAATAAGACATGGGGCGTCCTTCAGCAGCAAGACGCAAAAAATGTAACAGAAGTGCAAAGATGAAGTACCAAAAATACAGAGTTTGACTCTTCTTGCTCTGGGCCTACTGCTTGCTCAAGATTCTAAGTACCCTGCTGTCAGAGTACAAATTCAGAGTGCAAATTTTTCTTATCTGcctttcagaagaaaaggaaacacacCTAATTTTTGCAGGACCATAAAATACATGTACTTGCACTTCTGCCCACACCCAACAACACCTGTACAGAACATTGAATACAAATTCTCAACTTGCCAAACCAGTTATGAACAACTGTAAGTCTTCTTTTTTATACTGTAAATATTATTTCCCTGAATACTTTATGCATGTTCTGTGTGAGGTATGCATAATTCACTATCCTTTtgtaataaattttaaaatatgcaaattgACCATACTATAAATTTATGTTTGGTGATGCTGAAGAATAAGTGGACCCACATGGGCAAGGATTTAAGACTTGCACACAAAGCTGAGGCCACAATAAAACACATTATTATAAACACTTGATCACACACTGTGCTCACACACATCTGTTTAGATACACTTTTAGCAATTACAAAgttcaaatataattttttaaaaaatcaaactaaaaacCAGGTAATCAAACCAACAATTTCAGTATGAGACTATCCAGTCAGAGGAATTGTTCAGCCATCCTTTAAACACAGtcagctgtgagcagccacagACTGAAGCCATGACATCAGCTGATGGTGTGCAATGaatttctgaggagaaaaaga includes:
- the CAST gene encoding calpastatin isoform X2 gives rise to the protein MSGTGRQPLPAAHGDKKASEASSKAGEKKAEVEEKKQESANVSQPPKTEARGAAASAKQSPSADASKPQIMKPSETRPAPATKAGTEKNTQSDKQTDPQNKQLSEEKQKEPNDVKNQTTPTVTTASKPNNTGKVTTTQAGQPPPATSTETAKQKSKEMSTVTGAAAGTGTAGASVVAAADESSTEPGMDESALDSLIDTLGGPEEDVPTTPVYTGPEITEDIYSKYLEELGKREGSLPPEYVKLLKSKGYGKDAVPPKPNEQDEKPMTDDELAEALSSDFTCSAASAQEKKTSLTEKPNKEGEIVQAQAASSVNTSVPPKKKKPKSKEEMKDDAMDALLDTLGGPEPEPEEDPTPIVEVSEAKAKEKKEQKAGERDDTIPPEYRLTPELDKDGKPILPKPEEKPKPMSESDLVDEFSKDFACPAQPAVQPKAPKLSNTSKKQSGSVSAKATEDKVVPRATACTVQSAAPVPSVGPVSDEALEALSSSLGKREPDTDEKKPAVDKVKEKTKKEQHKKLGEEEETIPPEYRLREAKDKDGKPLLPKPEEKSQPMSENDLLEGLTEGFSCSPSPPAPLPTSTVLKKSKDGAKPESSTDVISAATVSSVHSAAPAPSATGGKEMDEALDLLSDSLGQREPDPDENKPVVDKVKEKAKSEHRDKLGERDETIPPDYRKLLESGEQSKPAKPTAKDDVKHKGKKKPTDDSAAIDALSGDFDTCAKAPATPQHSKCRTKVERNLRPLNQAQRKKESPETLKRQRDSPPAANLRSRKQAKR
- the CAST gene encoding calpastatin isoform X4 produces the protein MSGTGRQPLPAAHGDKKASEASSKAGEKKAEVEEKKQESANVSQPPKTEARGAAASAKPAPATKAGTEKNTQSDKQTDPQNKQLSEEKQKEPNDVKNQTTPTVTTASKPNNTGKVTTTQAGQPPPATSTETAKQKSKEMSTVTGAAAGTGTAGASVVAAADESSTEPGMDESALDSLIDTLGGPEEDVPTTPVYTGPEITEDIYSKYLEELGKREGSLPPEYVKLLKSKGYGKDAVPPKPNEQDEKPMTDDELAEALSSDFTCSAASAQEKKTSLTEKPNKEGEIVQAQAASSVNTSVPPKKKKPKSKEEMKDDAMDALLDTLGGPEPEPEEDPTPIVEVSEAKAKEKKEQKAGERDDTIPPEYRLTPELDKDGKPILPKPEEKPKPMSESDLVDEFSKDFACPAQPAVQPKAPKLSNTSKKQSGSVSAKATEDKVVPRATACTVQSAAPVPSVGPVSDEALEALSSSLGKREPDTDEKKPAVDKVKEKTKKEQHKKLGEEEETIPPEYRLREAKDKDGKPLLPKPEEKSQPMSENDLLEGLTEGFSCSPSPPAPLPTSTVLKKSKDGAKPESSTDVISAATVSSVHSAAPAPSATGGKEMDEALDLLSDSLGQREPDPDENKPVVDKVKEKAKSEHRDKLGERDETIPPDYRKLLESGEQSKPAKPTAKDDVKHKGKKKPTDDSAAIDALSGDFDTCAKAPATPQHSKCRTKVERNLRPLNQAQRKKESPETLKRQRDSPPAANLRSRKQAKR
- the CAST gene encoding calpastatin isoform X1, whose translation is MSGTGRQPLPAAHGDKKASEASSKAGEKKAEVEEKKQESANVSQPPKTEARGAAASAKKQSPSADASKPQIMKPSETRPAPATKAGTEKNTQSDKQTDPQNKQLSEEKQKEPNDVKNQTTPTVTTASKPNNTGKVTTTQAGQPPPATSTETAKQKSKEMSTVTGAAAGTGTAGASVVAAADESSTEPGMDESALDSLIDTLGGPEEDVPTTPVYTGPEITEDIYSKYLEELGKREGSLPPEYVKLLKSKGYGKDAVPPKPNEQDEKPMTDDELAEALSSDFTCSAASAQEKKTSLTEKPNKEGEIVQAQAASSVNTSVPPKKKKPKSKEEMKDDAMDALLDTLGGPEPEPEEDPTPIVEVSEAKAKEKKEQKAGERDDTIPPEYRLTPELDKDGKPILPKPEEKPKPMSESDLVDEFSKDFACPAQPAVQPKAPKLSNTSKKQSGSVSAKATEDKVVPRATACTVQSAAPVPSVGPVSDEALEALSSSLGKREPDTDEKKPAVDKVKEKTKKEQHKKLGEEEETIPPEYRLREAKDKDGKPLLPKPEEKSQPMSENDLLEGLTEGFSCSPSPPAPLPTSTVLKKSKDGAKPESSTDVISAATVSSVHSAAPAPSATGGKEMDEALDLLSDSLGQREPDPDENKPVVDKVKEKAKSEHRDKLGERDETIPPDYRKLLESGEQSKPAKPTAKDDVKHKGKKKPTDDSAAIDALSGDFDTCAKAPATPQHSKCRTKVERNLRPLNQAQRKKESPETLKRQRDSPPAANLRSRKQAKR